In Candidatus Sulfotelmatobacter sp., the genomic stretch TCCGATCACGGTGCAGATCTCGTCGTCGGGCATCCCCATCTCGTGCAGGATCTGCATGGCCATGGTCGCGCCGGTCTGCGCGTGCTGATCCCGATTCACCGCGTTGCCAATGTCGTGCAGCCAGCCGGCGATCGCCGCCAGCTCGGCCTCGCGCTCGGGGTGGCCGAGGCGCTTGAGGACGTTGAAGGCGATGCGCGCCACCAGCCCGACGTGGCGCTCGCCGTGCTCGGTGTAGCCGATCTCGGCCAGCGCCTGGTCGGCGCCTCGGATGTAGGCCCGGGCGCGGCGGTTCTCCTTGACCGCTTCGAACGTGACGATGTCCCCGGCCTTGTCGGCCGCCTTGTCAGGGCTGGAGGGGGCGATGTGATTGGTCACAGGATTCTCATGGCGAGCGGGAATCGTGCCGTCGGCCGGTGCATGGAACCGGCGCGGGGAGCGGCCGCAATCTAGGCACGCCCTTCGAGATGCGTCAAGAGCGGGGGCCGATGTTCCGGGGTTGTGGAGAGACCGGCTTCCGAGCCGTG encodes the following:
- a CDS encoding HD domain-containing protein — translated: MTNHIAPSSPDKAADKAGDIVTFEAVKENRRARAYIRGADQALAEIGYTEHGERHVGLVARIAFNVLKRLGHPEREAELAAIAGWLHDIGNAVNRDQHAQTGATMAMQILHEMGMPDDEICTVIGAIGNHHENDGEPVSRVAAALILADKSDVHRTRVRNPEQIKFDIHDRVNYAVEKSFLNVDEAQKQITLELTVDTKISQVMEYFEIFMTRMQASRKAATYLGSRFGVTVNGFRLTS